Proteins encoded within one genomic window of Cucumis sativus cultivar 9930 chromosome 3, Cucumber_9930_V3, whole genome shotgun sequence:
- the LOC116402453 gene encoding uncharacterized protein LOC116402453 produces MNSESFDIPQHRDGPTKDCKGKSKVRYSSSSQKLKTDMNDWSEESSTSEEFDVGQIFFSKKDLSMRLSVLAMKKNFQFVVKKSTKEVLFVRCIDNKCGWRLRAMRLKDSNIFKIKKYVKVHSCSLDVLNRDHRQAKSWVVGELIKSKFKGVGRLYKPRDIIEDMRQDYGINMSYEKAWRARENAYERVRGCPEESYNLLLRYGEALKLANVGTIFHMELEDNRFFKYLFMAVGPCVRGFLNCIRPVIVMDGTFLKNKYRGQLIVAVCLDGNNQIYPLAFGVDRETDASIQWFLEKLKGAIGEVPNLGFVTDRKTCFSKCIASVFPSAFHGLCVQHLTQNLNDKYKNDTIATLFYNASRTYRESTFSEAWRSILAFPNDSGKYLNDVGITRWSRFHCPGRRYNMMTTNIAESMNSILKEPRDLPIASFLEHVRALLQRWFWERREEGIKVFQYSRQH; encoded by the coding sequence ATGAATAGTGAATCATTTGACATCCCACAACATAGAGATGGTCCTACAAAAGattgcaaaggaaaatctaaagTTCGTTACAGCTCTTCTAGCCAAAAGTTGAAGACAGACATGAATGATTGGTCCGAAGAAAGCTCTACAAGTGAGGAGTTTGATGtaggacaaatatttttttccaaaaaagattTGTCAATGAGATTAAGTGTCTtggcaatgaaaaaaaattttcaGTTTGTAGTAAAAAAGTCTACAAAAGAGGTTCTCTTTGTTAGATGCATTGACAACAAGTGTGGTTGGAGACTGCGAGCGATGAGATTGaaggattcaaatatatttaagattaaaaagtatgtCAAAGTTCATTCGTGTtctcttgacgttttgaaTCGTGACCATAGGCAAGCAAAATCTTGGGTTGTTGGAGAATTAATAAAGTCAAAGTTCAAGGGAGTCGGTCGTCTATACAAACCACGTGATATCATAGAAGACATGAGGCAAGACTATGGCATAAATATGAGTTATGAAAAAGCATGGCGCGCTAGAGAAAATGCGTATGAACGAGTGCGCGGGTGTCCTGAAGAGTCATATAATCTATTGCTTAGATATGGTGAAGCTCTCAAACTTGCAAATGTAGGTACAATATTTCACATGGAACTTGAAGATAATCgtttcttcaaatatctttttatggcTGTTGGTCCATGTGTTCGAGGATTCTTAAACTGCATTAGACCGGTTATAGTCATGGATGGAACATTCCTTAAGAACAAATATCGGGGTCAGTTGATAGTTGCTGTTTGCTTGGAtggtaacaatcaaatttatcctCTTGCCTTTGGAGTGGACAGAGAAACAGATGCTTCAATACAGTGGTTCttagagaaattgaaaggtGCAATAGGAGAGGTGCCTAATCTAGGCTTCGTGACAGAtcgaaaaacatgtttttctaaGTGTATTGCATCGGTTTTTCCCTCCGCATTCCATGGACTTTGTGTCCAACACttgactcaaaatttgaatgataaatacAAGAATGACACTATAGCTACTTTGTTTTACAATGCATCTAGAACATATCGTGAATCAACGTTCTCAGAAGCGTGGAGAAGTATTCTTGCATTTCCTAATGATtcaggaaaatatttaaacgatgTTGGAATAACACGTTGGTCTCGTTTTCACTGTCCAGGAAGACGATATAATATGATGACAACAAATATAGCAGAGTCCATGAATTCTATACTGAAAGAACCTAGAGATTTGCCTATTGCTTCATTCCTTGAACATGTTCGAGCTTTGCTACAACGTTGGTTTTGGGAGCGTCGAGAAGAAGGCATTAAAGTGTTTCAATATAGTCGACAGCATTGA